From a single Glycine soja cultivar W05 chromosome 19, ASM419377v2, whole genome shotgun sequence genomic region:
- the LOC114400063 gene encoding dihydrofolate reductase-like codes for MEGENGKKLKILCLHGFRTSGSFLKKQISKWDPSLFIQFDMVFPDGKYPAGGKSDIEGIFPPPYYEWFQFEKDFTVYFNLEECISYLCDYITANGPFDGFLGFSQGATLSALLIGYQAQGKVLKEHPPIKFFISISGSKFRDPSICDVAYKDPIKAKSVHFIGEKDWLKLPSEDLASAFDKPFIIRHPQGHTVPRLDEVAISQLRKWITEEVLCQPKVEVSVCEHETDHEEKMSEKTTKLEPCGTNQDKGVNSVEINKGSETVEVAQA; via the exons ATGGAAGGAGAAAATGGAAAGAAGCTGAAAATACTGTGCCTCCACGGATTCAGAACAAGTGGGAGTTTTCTTAAAAAGCAAATCAGCAAATGGGATCCTTCTCTATTCATTCAATTTGATATG GTTTTCCCAGATGGTAAATACCCTGCTGGAGGGAAGTCTGACATAGAAGGCATCTTCCCTCCACCTTACTATGAGTGGTTTCAATTCGAAAAG GACTTCACAGTGTACTTTAACTTGGAAGAATGCATCTCATACTTATGCGATTATATTACAGCCAATGGTCCCTTTGATGGCTTCCTTGGCTTCTCACAG GGTGCAACTCTTTCAGCACTTTTGATAGGTTACCAGGCACAG GGAAAGGTGCTAAAGGAGCATCCACCCATAAAATTTTTCATATCAATATCAGGAAGCAAATTCAGAGATCCCAGCATATGCGATGTTGCCTACAAAGACCCCATCAAAGCTAAATCTGTTCACTTCATTGGGGAAAAAGATTGGCTGAAACTGCCTTCAGAGGATCTAGCGTCTGCATTTGACAAACCCTTCATAATAAGGCATCCCCAAGGTCACACCGTCCCACGATTAG ATGAAGTGGCTATCAGTCAATTGAGAAAATGGATTACAGAAGAAGTCCTTTGTCAACCAAAAGTTGAGGTCTCAGTTTGTGAGCATGAAACTGACCATGAAGAAAAGATGTCAGAGAAGACGACCAAGCTAGAACCATGCGGTACCAATCAAGACAAAGGTGTAAACAGTGTAGAAATAAACAAGGGTTCTGAAACAGTAGAGGTGGCTCAAGCCTGA